A stretch of the Papaver somniferum cultivar HN1 chromosome 6, ASM357369v1, whole genome shotgun sequence genome encodes the following:
- the LOC113291753 gene encoding DNA topoisomerase 3-alpha-like, producing MSVLRVLNVAEKPLSALRISRCLSENDFQTSRGSPAVHTFNYEEEGWRMTVISSNGHLQGINLGEDETRWEEEKYILLTFRVTTLNFGRCQTELLGQIVKLHLEGLNNMNLEFTDTYRGKSSTFSWSGSNEDGAKILEFYENSYEDATAIVLDVEALPDVFLPPPPLNTVELLVRASKFLQMSSQQTAAAAENLYIAGLICYPRTEADWFQKISVGDLRAILEHLVNHHLYGDDAQQLLGGNMYRLIEQDYCE from the exons ATGTCTGTTTTGCGGGTGTTGAATGTTGCAGAAAAGCCATTATCTGCCCTGAGAATTTCCAGATGTTTATCGGAGAATGATTTTCAGACATCCCGAGGATCACCGGCAGTACATACTTTTAATTACGAAGAAGAAGGTTGGAGAATGACGGTGATTTCTTCTAATGGTCATCTTCAAGGGATAAATCTAGGTGAAGACGAAACTCGTTGGGAAGAAG aaaagtatatcctTTTAACATTCCGAGTAACTACTTTAAATTTTGGAAGATGTCAAACGGAATTATTGGGTCAAATAGTTAAATTGCATTTAGAAGGGTTAAACAATATGAATCTAGAATTCACTGATACTTACCgcgggaaatcaagcacatttaGCTGGAGTGGGAGTAATGAAGATGGTGCTAAAATTCTTGAATTCTATGAGAACTCCTACGAAGATGCAACTGCAATTGTATTGGATGTTGAGGCACTCCCGGATGTTTTTCTTCCTCCACCTCCATTGAATACAGTGGAGCTTCTTGTCCGGGCATCCAAGTTCTTACAAATGAGTTCTCaacaaacagcagcagcagcggAAAATCTATACATAGCTGGTTTGATCTGTTATCCTAGAACAGAAGCAGATTGGTTTCAGAAGATTAGTGTAGGTGATTTGAGGGCTATTTTGGAACACCTAGTAAACCATCATTTATATGGGGATGACGCTCAACAACTTTTGGGAGGAAACATGTATCGTTTAATTGAACAAGATTACTGTGAATGA